In one window of Bradyrhizobium sp. AZCC 1721 DNA:
- a CDS encoding NUDIX hydrolase, with protein sequence MKKDRATGSANAVTADLVAVLVAVTEGEPKIMTIANDGALPSGPFEFAHRSLQTGLRAWVEAQTGHPLGYVEQLYTFADRGRAGDAKSPHSISISYLGLTREDKVGQGFEAHWSGWYEYFPWEDRRAGLPASLAKTLASRLRAWAKSAETTGLQRQRWQRAAITFGLDDREWNEELVLQRYELLYEAGLIPEAVRDGAAATTVIPGKPMTGDHRRILATGIARLRAKIKYRPVVFELMPAEFTLLQLQRSVEALAGRLVHKQNFRRLIEQQQLVEETGAIAADTVGRPAKLFRFRHGVLAERAIAGTKLPLSRT encoded by the coding sequence TTGAAGAAAGACAGGGCAACAGGTTCTGCCAACGCGGTCACGGCGGATCTGGTCGCCGTCCTCGTCGCCGTCACCGAGGGCGAGCCCAAGATCATGACCATCGCCAACGATGGCGCGCTGCCGAGCGGCCCATTCGAATTCGCGCACCGTTCGCTGCAGACGGGATTGCGGGCTTGGGTCGAGGCGCAGACCGGCCATCCGCTCGGCTATGTCGAGCAGCTCTACACGTTTGCCGATCGTGGGCGCGCAGGAGATGCCAAGTCACCGCATTCGATCTCGATCAGCTATCTGGGCCTGACTCGTGAAGACAAGGTCGGCCAGGGTTTTGAGGCGCACTGGTCCGGCTGGTACGAGTATTTTCCATGGGAGGATCGCCGGGCCGGCCTTCCCGCTTCACTGGCCAAGACATTGGCGTCGCGGCTGCGGGCGTGGGCGAAATCCGCTGAGACCACCGGCCTGCAGCGCCAACGCTGGCAGCGCGCCGCCATCACGTTTGGCCTCGACGATCGCGAATGGAACGAGGAGCTGGTGCTGCAGCGCTATGAGCTGCTCTATGAAGCCGGCTTGATCCCGGAAGCGGTGCGTGACGGCGCGGCCGCCACGACCGTCATCCCGGGTAAGCCAATGACCGGAGATCATCGCCGCATTCTTGCCACCGGGATCGCGCGCCTGCGCGCCAAGATCAAATACCGCCCCGTGGTGTTCGAACTGATGCCGGCGGAATTCACCCTGCTGCAACTGCAACGCAGCGTTGAGGCGCTTGCAGGCCGGCTGGTGCACAAACAGAATTTTCGGCGCCTGATCGAGCAGCAGCAACTCGTTGAGGAAACTGGCGCAATCGCCGCCGACACCGTCGGCCGCCCCGCCAAATTGTTCAGGTTCCGCCACGGCGTGCTGGCCGAGCGGGCGATCGCCGGAACCAAACTTCCCTTATCGCGCACTTGA
- the nadA gene encoding quinolinate synthase NadA — MANLSSSALARTAPLYDRVKRVIPPPEWAVFADDVDAILALKRERNAVVLAHNYQTPEIFHGVADIVGDSLLLAREATKVNADIIVLAGVHFMAETAKLLNPEKTVLIPDLAAGCSLADSITAQDVRLMRQRYPGVPVVTYVNTSVAVKAESDICCTSGNALKVVESLGVERVIMLPDEYLAQNIATQTDVKIIAWKGHCEVHELFTASDVRQLRENHPDVTILAHPECPPEVVAEADFSGSTAAMSDYVGKQRPPRVVLLTECSMSDNVSVLHPDVEFIRPCNLCPHMKRITLKNIRHALETGRHEVTIDPAIAAPARRAVERMLAL, encoded by the coding sequence ATGGCCAACCTCAGCTCCTCAGCGCTCGCCCGCACCGCGCCGCTTTACGATCGGGTCAAACGGGTCATCCCGCCGCCTGAATGGGCCGTCTTTGCCGACGATGTCGACGCCATTCTGGCGCTCAAGCGCGAGCGCAACGCCGTCGTCCTGGCGCATAACTATCAGACACCTGAAATCTTCCACGGTGTCGCCGACATCGTCGGCGACAGCCTGCTGCTGGCGCGCGAAGCCACCAAGGTTAATGCCGACATCATCGTGCTGGCCGGCGTGCACTTCATGGCCGAGACGGCCAAGCTGTTGAATCCGGAAAAGACCGTGCTGATCCCCGACCTTGCGGCCGGCTGTTCGCTGGCGGATTCCATCACCGCGCAGGACGTCCGGTTGATGCGCCAGCGTTATCCCGGCGTTCCCGTCGTCACCTATGTCAACACCTCGGTCGCGGTGAAGGCGGAATCCGACATCTGCTGCACCTCCGGCAACGCGCTCAAGGTCGTGGAGTCGCTCGGCGTGGAGCGGGTGATCATGCTGCCGGATGAGTACCTCGCCCAGAACATCGCCACGCAGACGGACGTGAAGATCATCGCATGGAAGGGCCATTGCGAGGTGCACGAGCTGTTCACGGCGTCCGACGTCCGGCAACTGCGCGAAAATCATCCTGATGTGACCATCCTGGCGCATCCGGAGTGCCCGCCCGAAGTGGTGGCGGAAGCCGATTTCTCCGGCTCCACGGCCGCGATGTCGGATTACGTCGGCAAGCAGCGGCCGCCCCGCGTCGTGCTGCTGACGGAATGCTCGATGAGCGACAACGTTTCCGTGCTCCATCCCGACGTGGAGTTCATCCGGCCCTGCAATCTCTGTCCGCACATGAAGCGGATCACACTGAAGAACATCCGCCATGCGCTGGAAACCGGCCGGCATGAGGTAACGATCGATCCCGCGATCGCTGCGCCCGCCCGTCGCGCGGTCGAAAGGATGCTGGCGCTATGA